A genome region from Panthera leo isolate Ple1 chromosome A2, P.leo_Ple1_pat1.1, whole genome shotgun sequence includes the following:
- the LOC122213908 gene encoding olfactory receptor 7G2-like, whose amino-acid sequence MEPRNHTGVPEILLLGLTDDPELQPFLFCLFLSMYLVTILGNLLIILAAISDSHLHTPMYFFLSNLSFTDICLSTTTIPKMLVNIQAQNQSITYRGCLTQVGFVLAFGGFENFLLAAMAYDRYVAICHPLRYTVIMSPQLCVLLILLSLFFSAVVALLHSLMVLRLSFCKDLEIPHFFCELAQVIKLACSDTLINNILIYFVASLFGGIPLSGIIFSYTQIVSSVLRVPSAGGKLKAFSTCGSHLSVVSLFYGTVVGVYISSVVTDSPKKTAVASVMYVVVPQMMNPFIYSLRNRDMKGALRKLINGMPSLL is encoded by the coding sequence ATGGAACCCAGAAATCACACAGGTGTTCCAGAAATTCTTCTCCTGGGATTGACAGATGATCCAGAACTGCAGCCCTTCCTATTCTGTCTGTTCTTGTCTATGTACCTGGTCACTATCCTGGGAAATCTGCTCATCATCCTGGCCGCCATCTCTGACTCacacctccacacccccatgtacttcttcctctccaacctGTCCTTTACTGACATCTGTTTAAGCACAACCACGATCCCAAAGATGTTGGTGAACATCCAGGCACAGAATCAGAGCATCACGTATAGAGGCTGTCTCACCCAGGTTGGATTTGTCCTGGCTTTTGgtggttttgaaaattttctccttGCAGCAATGGCCTATGATCGCTATGTGGCCATTTGTCACCCCTTGAGGTACACCGTTATCATGAGCCCCCAACTCTGTGTTCTGCTGATTCTACTCTCACTGTTCTTTAGCGCTGTGGTTGCCTTGCTCCATAGTCTGATGGTGCTACGGTTATCCTTCTGCAAGGACTTGGAAATCCCTCACTTCTTCTGTGAACTTGCTCAGGTCATCAAACTTGCATGTTCTGATACCCTCATCAATAACATCCTGATATATTTTGTAGCTAGCCTGTTTGGTGGTATTCCTCTCTCCGGAATCATTTTCTCTTATACTCAAATCGTTTCCTCCGTTTTGAGAGTGCCATCAGCAGGGGGAAAGCTCAAAGCTTTTTCCACCTGTGGGTCTCACTTATCAGTTGTTTCTTTGTTCTATGGAACAGTTGTTGGAGTGTACATTAGTTCTGTAGTTACTGACTCTCCCAAGAAGACTGCAGTAGCTTCAGTGATGTATGTTGTGGTTCCTCAAATGATGAACCCCTTTATCTACAGCCTGCGGAACAGAGACATGAAGGGAGCCTTGAGAAAACTCATCAATGGTATGCCTTCTTTGCTGTGA
- the LOC122213911 gene encoding olfactory receptor 7G2-like, whose product MEPRNQTDVSEFLLLGLTEDPEQQPILFCLFLLMYLVTILGNLVVILAVISDSHLHTPMYFFLSNLSFTDICLSTTMIPKMLVNIQAQNRRISYTGCITQICFVLVFLGFENFLLAAMAYDRYVAICHPLRYTVIMNPCLCGLLILLPLYVSIMDALLHSMMVLQLSFCIDLEIPHFFCELAQVIKLACSDSFINTLLANFMASTLSGISLFGIIFSYTKILSSLLRMPSAGRNYKAFSTCGSHLLVVSLFYGTGLGVYISSAVTDSSRKTSVASVMYTVVPQLMNPFIYSLRNRDMKEALRRIIR is encoded by the coding sequence ATGGAACCCAGAAACCAAACGGATGTATCAgagtttcttcttctgggattgaCCGAGGATCCAGAACAGCAGCCCATACTCTTCTGCCTATTCCTGCTCATGTACCTGGTCACCATCTTGGGAAATCTGGTCGTTATCCTGGCTGTCATCTCTgactcccacctccacacccccatgtacttcttcctctccaacctGTCCTTTACTGACATCTGTTTAAGCACAACCATGATCCCAAAGATGCTGGTGAACATCCAGGCACAGAATCGGCGCATAAGTTACACAGGGTGCATCACCCAGATCTGCTTTGTCTtggtttttcttggttttgaaaattttctccttgcagcaatggcctatgaccgctatgttgCCATTTGTCACCCACTGAGGTACACGGTTATCATGAACCCCTGCCTCTGTGGATTGTTAATTCTCCTCCCCTTGTATGTTAGCATCATGGATGCCCTCCTCCACAGTATGATGGTATTGCAATTGTCCTTCTGCATTGACTTGGAAATCCCccactttttctgtgaacttgCACAGGTCATCAAGCTTGCATGTTCTGATTCCTTCATCAATACCCTCTTGGCTAATTTTATGGCTAGTACACTGAGTGGTATTTCTCTCTTTGGGATCATTTTCTCTTATACTAAAATTCTATCTTCACTTTTAAGAATGCCATCAGCTGGCAGAAATTATAAAGCCTTTTCCACCTGTGGGTCTCATCTCTTAGTTGTTTCCTTGTTCTATGGGACAGGATTAGGGGTGTACATTAGTTCTGCAGTTACTGACTCTTCCAGAAAGACTTCAGTAGCTTCAGTGATGTACACTGTGGTTCCTCAATTGATGAACCCCTTTATTTATAGCCTGCGTAACAGGGATATGAAGGAAGCCTTGAGAAGAATCATCAGGTAG